One window from the genome of Candidatus Deferrimicrobium sp. encodes:
- a CDS encoding ABC transporter ATP-binding protein: MNTLLSAEGITKSFGTTQVLSGISLSVAPGEPVGLFGPNGSGKTTLVNVLSGLLLPDAGTVRFDGKEITRLPLDARYRLGIARTFQIPHPYPALSVREAVRVALAVNAGKRKEGGGTRDDEEGPAEDLLARTGLFNQRFVPCGQLSQGCLRRLEFARGLACRPKLLILDEIFSALSAADEGDLTALLRAANRDEGTAFLLVSHNPPLLKSLCRRILVLEEGRIVRERTV; the protein is encoded by the coding sequence GTGAACACGCTGCTGTCGGCGGAAGGAATCACGAAATCGTTCGGCACCACGCAGGTTCTCTCCGGGATCTCCCTGTCGGTCGCCCCGGGGGAACCGGTGGGACTGTTCGGACCGAACGGATCGGGGAAGACCACGCTGGTCAACGTTCTATCGGGGCTTCTTCTCCCCGACGCGGGCACGGTCCGGTTCGACGGGAAGGAGATCACCCGGCTTCCGCTCGACGCCCGGTACCGGCTCGGCATCGCGCGGACCTTCCAGATTCCCCACCCGTACCCCGCCCTCTCGGTCCGCGAGGCGGTGCGCGTCGCTCTCGCGGTCAACGCCGGGAAACGGAAGGAAGGGGGCGGGACCCGGGATGACGAGGAGGGACCCGCCGAGGATCTTCTCGCCCGGACGGGTCTGTTCAACCAGCGGTTCGTGCCGTGCGGACAGCTGTCGCAGGGGTGCCTCCGCCGCCTCGAGTTCGCGCGGGGACTGGCATGCCGGCCGAAACTGTTGATCCTCGACGAGATCTTCTCGGCCCTCTCGGCCGCGGACGAGGGGGACCTGACGGCGCTGCTGCGCGCGGCGAACCGCGACGAGGGGACGGCGTTCCTGCTGGTCTCCCATAACCCGCCGCTGCTGAAAAGCCTTTGCAGGCGGATCCTCGTGCTCGAGGAGGGGCGGATCGTGCGGGAGAGGACTGTATAG
- a CDS encoding ABC transporter ATP-binding protein yields the protein MPGGTSTLKVRDLTVAFGQVVAVRDVSLTARDGETVAIFGANGSGKTTFLKAVAGLVPATRGKVAWRGEDVTGLPAHERAARGMRYVSDRSRVAKRMTVLENLEAGAWLLPASRWSAARERVFSLFPVLAEKARSPAGVLSGGERQMLILGRALVAEPTLLLMDEPFLGLSREVRDRLLSVIEGTLKGRATILFAEHDAEGAYRLLDRHVIFRNGSLVHEGTRSDIADAKELVSLLYRHFRPGESPGETIGEGT from the coding sequence GTGCCCGGGGGGACGTCCACCCTCAAGGTGCGCGACCTCACCGTCGCCTTCGGACAGGTGGTGGCGGTGCGGGATGTCTCCCTCACGGCGCGGGATGGGGAGACGGTGGCGATCTTCGGCGCGAACGGCTCGGGAAAGACCACCTTCCTAAAGGCGGTGGCGGGACTGGTCCCGGCGACTCGGGGAAAGGTCGCGTGGCGGGGCGAGGACGTAACGGGGCTACCGGCCCATGAGCGGGCCGCGCGGGGGATGCGGTACGTTTCCGACCGGTCGCGGGTGGCGAAGCGGATGACCGTCCTCGAGAACCTCGAGGCCGGCGCGTGGCTCCTTCCCGCCTCCCGGTGGAGCGCGGCGCGCGAGCGGGTGTTCTCCCTCTTTCCCGTGCTGGCGGAGAAGGCGCGGTCTCCCGCGGGGGTGCTCTCGGGCGGAGAGCGACAGATGCTGATCCTCGGGCGGGCGCTGGTGGCGGAACCGACGCTTCTCCTGATGGACGAGCCGTTCCTCGGGCTTTCACGGGAGGTCCGCGACCGGCTGCTCTCCGTGATCGAAGGGACGTTGAAGGGGCGGGCGACGATCCTCTTCGCCGAGCACGACGCGGAGGGAGCGTACCGGCTCCTCGACCGGCATGTCATCTTCCGGAACGGCTCCCTTGTCCACGAGGGGACGCGGTCGGACATCGCCGACGCGAAGGAGCTGGTCTCGCTGCTCTACCGGCATTTCCGGCCGGGGGAATCCCCCGGGGAGACGATCGGCGAGGGAACCTAA
- a CDS encoding peptidase U32 family protein, protein MAELLASGGSMEMLRAAFDNGADAVYVGATGWSRRRSQFEMDDEAIVEAHRYARSAGKILRVAFNTLPASSEVPLFLARTDALYAAGVRDFILTDPGLMMALKNRHPDTILHASVGCTIINIQDALFYKEAGASQVVAECRMGKATMRRIKAEAGVGLEVLVHATTCYTLLGRCTMSSYTKLGHQVDASGKDHFPGSPNRGGLCYRICLTGWDQVSAAGELEASGVELPNRAYFLADDIPYLIDHGVDTIKIQGREYSVPLVGRMVRFYRELIDACVRDRAGFRMDPWRERMARIVADRDAERREKTAGLISESLG, encoded by the coding sequence ATGGCCGAGCTGTTGGCATCCGGCGGTTCCATGGAGATGCTGCGTGCCGCCTTCGACAACGGGGCGGACGCCGTCTATGTCGGGGCAACGGGGTGGAGCCGCCGCCGGTCGCAGTTCGAGATGGACGACGAAGCGATCGTCGAGGCGCATCGGTACGCCCGTTCGGCCGGCAAGATCCTCCGGGTGGCGTTCAACACCCTCCCGGCCTCCTCCGAGGTCCCGCTCTTCCTGGCGCGGACCGACGCGCTGTACGCCGCCGGCGTTCGCGACTTCATCCTCACCGATCCCGGCCTGATGATGGCCCTGAAAAACCGCCATCCCGACACGATCCTCCACGCGAGCGTGGGGTGCACCATCATCAACATACAAGACGCCCTCTTCTACAAGGAAGCGGGCGCCTCCCAGGTGGTCGCCGAGTGCCGCATGGGGAAGGCGACGATGCGCAGGATCAAGGCGGAGGCGGGGGTGGGGCTCGAGGTCCTCGTCCACGCCACCACCTGCTACACGCTCCTTGGCCGCTGCACGATGAGCAGCTACACGAAGCTCGGGCACCAGGTGGATGCATCGGGGAAGGACCATTTCCCCGGCAGCCCGAACCGCGGCGGCCTCTGCTACCGGATCTGCCTCACCGGCTGGGACCAGGTGAGCGCGGCCGGGGAGCTCGAGGCGTCCGGTGTGGAGCTTCCGAACCGGGCCTACTTCCTCGCCGACGACATTCCCTACCTGATCGACCACGGGGTCGACACGATCAAGATCCAGGGGCGGGAGTACTCCGTGCCGCTGGTGGGACGGATGGTCCGGTTCTACCGCGAGCTGATCGACGCCTGCGTGCGGGACCGCGCCGGGTTCCGCATGGATCCGTGGCGGGAGCGGATGGCCCGCATCGTGGCCGACCGCGACGCCGAGCGCCGGGAAAAGACCGCGGGGCTGATCTCCGAATCCCTCGGGTAA
- a CDS encoding peptidase U32 family protein encodes MCLGSPYCRRVDENYSEELDLLPGVVSRLHAAGKRAYIATPAVPREADLPHVSRLVDVAAAAGADALEIHNMGVLRIAREKGRRVPAHMGAYANVYTHLAAGVMRDAGAVRVRPNAEVSLGEMAIIAREAGVEVEVLIHGKIPLGVTDRCFLLTESEESDPKCPSACGEIHWLTSRQWVLKTVGKGVLSGRDMCMLEHLPRLVADGFRVFRVEGLYETAAYRSEIGAVYREALARAFAGGSFALEDRWVDAVRRHAPRGLCNGYCFGTAGRAYVGTVLQDANPEV; translated from the coding sequence GTGTGCCTTGGGAGCCCGTACTGCCGGCGCGTCGACGAAAACTACTCCGAGGAGCTCGACCTTCTCCCCGGGGTCGTCTCCCGCCTTCACGCGGCGGGAAAGCGCGCGTACATTGCCACCCCCGCCGTGCCGCGCGAAGCGGACCTCCCTCACGTCTCCCGCCTGGTCGACGTGGCCGCGGCCGCCGGGGCGGACGCCCTCGAGATCCACAACATGGGTGTCCTCCGGATCGCGAGGGAGAAGGGGCGGCGGGTTCCGGCCCACATGGGCGCCTACGCGAACGTCTACACCCACCTGGCGGCGGGGGTCATGCGCGACGCGGGGGCGGTCCGGGTACGTCCCAACGCCGAGGTGTCCCTCGGGGAGATGGCGATCATCGCCCGCGAGGCGGGGGTCGAGGTCGAGGTGCTCATCCACGGGAAGATCCCCCTCGGCGTCACCGACCGCTGTTTCCTGCTCACGGAATCGGAAGAGTCCGACCCGAAATGCCCTTCCGCCTGCGGAGAGATCCACTGGCTCACTTCCCGCCAGTGGGTTCTGAAAACGGTCGGGAAGGGGGTCCTCTCGGGTCGTGACATGTGCATGCTGGAGCACCTGCCCCGGCTGGTCGCGGACGGCTTCCGCGTCTTCCGGGTCGAGGGGCTCTACGAGACCGCGGCGTACCGGTCGGAGATCGGCGCCGTCTACCGGGAAGCGTTGGCCCGGGCTTTCGCCGGCGGTTCGTTTGCGCTCGAGGATCGGTGGGTCGACGCCGTGAGGCGCCACGCTCCCCGGGGTCTGTGCAACGGGTACTGCTTCGGGACGGCCGGCCGCGCGTACGTCGGGACGGTTTTACAGGACGCTAACCCTGAGGTATAA
- a CDS encoding GTP-binding protein produces MSFINYSTREINCKIVYYGPGLGGKTTNLQFIYKRMNPESRGKMISLATESERTLFFDFLPLSLGEIRGFKTRFHLYTVPGQVFYDASRRLILRGVDGVVFCADSQLTRVDANEESMENLRANLREQGYDPDRLPLVIQYNKRDLPRIASLAELHALLNRRNVPELEASAVMGAGVFETLKAVIKMVLIDLKRGGRQ; encoded by the coding sequence ATGTCGTTCATCAACTACTCCACCCGCGAGATCAACTGCAAGATCGTCTATTACGGCCCCGGCCTGGGCGGGAAAACGACCAACCTGCAATTCATCTACAAGCGGATGAACCCCGAATCGCGCGGAAAGATGATCTCCCTCGCCACCGAGTCGGAGCGGACCCTCTTTTTCGACTTCCTCCCCCTGTCGCTGGGCGAGATCCGCGGCTTCAAGACGCGCTTTCACCTGTACACCGTTCCCGGCCAGGTCTTCTACGACGCCAGCCGCAGGCTCATCCTGCGCGGCGTCGACGGCGTCGTCTTTTGCGCCGACTCGCAGCTCACCCGCGTGGACGCGAACGAGGAGTCGATGGAGAACCTCCGGGCGAACCTCCGGGAACAGGGGTACGACCCCGACAGGCTCCCCCTGGTGATCCAGTACAACAAGCGGGACCTCCCGCGCATCGCCTCCCTGGCCGAGCTCCACGCGCTCCTCAACCGGCGCAATGTCCCCGAGCTCGAGGCGTCGGCGGTCATGGGGGCCGGGGTCTTCGAGACGCTGAAGGCGGTCATCAAAATGGTCCTGATCGACCTGAAACGGGGCGGACGGCAATAG
- a CDS encoding roadblock/LC7 domain-containing protein produces MSQGNFILREPEYEALLSILRKLLVDASAKVAFLVDKNGTLLGSVGDAVGFDTTSLASLAAGNIAATGGLANLIGEKEFSILFHEGERDNMHLSVVAERLILVIVFGRRSSIGLVRLRVRQATARLTAVMATALAASDEEPGGIEELTEADIESLFK; encoded by the coding sequence ATGAGCCAGGGGAATTTCATCCTCCGGGAGCCGGAGTACGAGGCGCTCCTTTCGATCCTCCGGAAACTGCTGGTGGACGCCTCCGCGAAGGTCGCCTTCCTGGTCGACAAGAACGGGACCCTCCTCGGTTCCGTCGGGGATGCCGTCGGGTTCGACACGACGTCCCTGGCCTCCCTCGCGGCGGGGAACATCGCGGCCACCGGGGGGCTCGCCAACCTCATCGGGGAGAAGGAGTTCTCCATCCTCTTCCACGAGGGGGAGCGGGACAACATGCACCTCTCCGTCGTGGCGGAGCGCCTCATCCTCGTGATTGTCTTCGGCCGGCGCTCCTCGATCGGCCTTGTCCGCCTGCGCGTCCGGCAGGCCACGGCGCGCCTGACGGCGGTCATGGCGACGGCCCTGGCGGCGAGCGACGAGGAACCCGGAGGGATCGAGGAGTTGACCGAGGCCGACATCGAGAGTTTATTCAAGTAA
- a CDS encoding TRAP transporter large permease, giving the protein MDPRVPLLLFGSFTVLLFLNFPIAAALGISSVLSVLAFDLAPLQLIPQQLLSATDSWTLLAVPFFILAGNILGKTAISERLISLSRVVVGQFPAGLAMVAVIVSIFFAGISGSGPADTAALGAILIPGMVAAGYDRRSSAALMAAGGGIGIIIPPSIALVIYGVVANASISKLFIAGILPGILVGLSLFVVSYLLFGKDPNIRPEKRGSLREIGAAFKNAAWGLLAPIIILGGIYGGIFTATEAATVAVVYGVIVGFFIHRDLKLSDLPEILIDTGVTTGVVMLLVCTASVFAWVLNTSGVAAAAAAGLMHLASGKFVGLLLINGVLLIAGCFMDAISIFYILLPILLPVVNALGIDLVHFGIVMTVNMAIGQITPPVGVNLFVACGIARISMKEISQAVLPMVVAQTVALLVISYWPDLSLYLTRFMR; this is encoded by the coding sequence ATGGACCCACGCGTTCCGCTGCTCCTCTTCGGGAGTTTCACCGTTCTGCTGTTCCTGAACTTCCCGATCGCGGCGGCGCTCGGCATCTCGAGCGTCCTCTCCGTGTTGGCTTTTGACCTGGCCCCGCTCCAGCTCATCCCTCAGCAGCTTCTCAGCGCGACCGACTCATGGACACTCCTGGCGGTGCCGTTCTTCATCCTCGCCGGGAACATCCTCGGGAAAACGGCGATCTCGGAACGGCTGATCAGTCTCTCGCGGGTCGTGGTCGGCCAGTTCCCCGCCGGGCTCGCCATGGTCGCGGTGATCGTCTCCATCTTCTTCGCCGGCATCTCCGGTTCCGGCCCCGCCGACACGGCGGCGCTGGGGGCGATCCTTATCCCGGGAATGGTGGCGGCGGGGTACGACCGGCGCTCTTCGGCGGCCCTCATGGCGGCCGGGGGCGGCATCGGAATCATCATCCCGCCGTCCATCGCTTTGGTGATCTACGGCGTGGTGGCGAACGCCTCCATCTCGAAGCTGTTCATCGCCGGGATCCTGCCGGGGATCCTGGTCGGCCTCTCCCTGTTCGTCGTCTCGTACCTTCTCTTCGGGAAGGACCCGAACATCCGGCCGGAAAAGCGGGGATCCCTCCGGGAGATCGGCGCGGCGTTCAAGAACGCCGCGTGGGGTCTGCTCGCCCCCATCATCATCCTCGGCGGCATTTACGGCGGCATCTTCACCGCCACGGAGGCGGCCACCGTCGCGGTCGTCTACGGCGTGATCGTCGGGTTCTTCATCCACCGGGACCTGAAGCTCTCCGACCTGCCGGAGATCCTGATCGACACCGGGGTCACCACGGGGGTGGTGATGCTGCTCGTGTGCACCGCCTCGGTCTTCGCCTGGGTGCTCAACACCTCGGGCGTCGCCGCAGCCGCCGCCGCGGGTTTGATGCACCTTGCCTCCGGGAAGTTCGTCGGGCTGCTGCTGATCAACGGTGTCCTTCTGATCGCGGGCTGCTTCATGGACGCCATCTCGATCTTCTACATCCTGCTTCCGATCCTTCTTCCGGTGGTCAATGCCCTCGGGATCGACCTGGTCCACTTCGGGATCGTGATGACGGTGAACATGGCGATCGGCCAGATCACCCCCCCGGTCGGGGTGAACCTCTTCGTGGCCTGCGGGATCGCCCGCATCTCCATGAAGGAGATCTCCCAGGCCGTCCTCCCGATGGTCGTCGCCCAGACCGTGGCGCTCCTCGTCATCAGTTACTGGCCCGACCTCTCCCTCTACCTCACCCGGTTCATGCGGTAG
- a CDS encoding TRAP transporter small permease produces the protein MLKKIWDNVEEGALCLLLFLMVTITFVTVVTRYVFDLPLSYIDQLVPNMFVWVTFLGAAAAVKRKAHLGLSMVYDAFPATFRPAVDVMILLGTGAFFLGTAWYGWKVVVLQMENRMMASLGYPSWIIGLAVPVGSILFVVRAVEAWWRHRRGAPVTAPGTPGI, from the coding sequence GTGCTGAAGAAGATCTGGGACAACGTCGAGGAGGGGGCGCTCTGCCTCCTCCTCTTCCTTATGGTGACGATCACCTTCGTTACAGTGGTCACGCGCTACGTCTTCGACCTTCCCCTCTCCTACATCGACCAGCTGGTGCCCAACATGTTCGTCTGGGTCACCTTCCTCGGGGCGGCGGCGGCGGTGAAGCGGAAGGCCCACCTCGGGCTCTCCATGGTCTACGACGCGTTCCCTGCGACCTTCCGTCCGGCCGTGGACGTCATGATCCTCCTCGGGACCGGCGCCTTCTTCCTCGGGACCGCCTGGTACGGATGGAAGGTGGTCGTCCTCCAGATGGAGAACCGGATGATGGCGTCGCTGGGGTACCCGAGCTGGATCATCGGACTGGCCGTGCCCGTCGGATCGATCCTGTTCGTCGTCCGCGCTGTCGAAGCGTGGTGGCGTCACCGGCGGGGCGCGCCGGTGACGGCGCCCGGCACGCCCGGCATCTGA
- a CDS encoding DctP family TRAP transporter solute-binding subunit has translation MRGKNVLRVVSMALAVLFLAGGAFAAPKTIRLSHVTAKDSPWDKGAHKFAELVAKNTSGRIEVKVFPQSQLANGSQKAELEMLQSGVIDMTWDSPIILALFLDKRFDVFNLPWLYPSMEVANRVADGPMGALAMKWLEEKGIVGLGIGVNGFRELTNSKHPITTPDDMKGIKFRVAGSKLYLETFKLLGANAVTMSFGEVFTSLQQGVIDGQENPTAIIDSSKLYEVQKYLTMWHYSFDPLVLCINKKLFDSLSPADQKAIRAAAKDAVAYERTVSAEEEKRLPEELKKKGMQVNNLSPAQIVAFREKVQPVYTMVQEAIGADNMKLMLAEVAKAEKALAAPAKGGKKPASKKK, from the coding sequence ATGCGAGGGAAAAACGTACTTCGTGTCGTGTCCATGGCGCTCGCGGTGCTGTTTCTCGCGGGGGGGGCGTTCGCCGCTCCGAAGACGATCCGGCTGTCCCACGTCACTGCGAAGGACTCGCCGTGGGACAAGGGGGCGCACAAGTTCGCCGAACTGGTGGCGAAAAACACGAGCGGGCGGATCGAGGTGAAGGTCTTCCCGCAGAGCCAGCTGGCCAACGGCAGCCAGAAGGCGGAACTCGAGATGCTGCAGTCCGGCGTCATCGACATGACGTGGGACTCCCCGATCATCCTCGCCCTCTTCCTCGACAAGCGGTTCGACGTCTTCAACCTGCCGTGGCTCTACCCGTCGATGGAGGTGGCCAACAGGGTCGCCGACGGCCCGATGGGCGCGCTCGCCATGAAGTGGCTCGAGGAGAAGGGAATCGTCGGCCTGGGGATCGGCGTCAACGGGTTCCGGGAGCTGACGAACTCGAAGCACCCGATCACGACCCCCGACGACATGAAGGGGATCAAGTTCCGCGTCGCGGGAAGCAAGCTGTACCTCGAGACGTTCAAACTCCTGGGGGCCAACGCCGTCACGATGAGCTTCGGCGAGGTTTTCACCTCCCTGCAGCAGGGCGTGATCGACGGCCAGGAGAACCCGACCGCGATCATCGACTCGAGCAAGCTGTACGAGGTCCAAAAGTACCTGACCATGTGGCACTACTCCTTCGACCCGCTCGTCCTGTGCATCAACAAGAAGCTTTTCGACTCCCTCTCTCCGGCCGACCAGAAGGCGATCCGCGCGGCGGCGAAGGATGCGGTGGCCTACGAGCGCACCGTCTCCGCGGAAGAGGAGAAGCGGCTACCCGAGGAGCTGAAGAAGAAGGGGATGCAGGTGAACAACCTGAGCCCTGCGCAGATCGTGGCCTTCAGGGAGAAGGTCCAGCCGGTCTACACGATGGTGCAGGAGGCGATCGGTGCCGATAATATGAAGCTCATGCTCGCCGAGGTGGCGAAGGCCGAGAAGGCGCTCGCAGCACCGGCGAAGGGCGGGAAAAAGCCGGCCTCGAAGAAGAAGTAG
- a CDS encoding thiamine pyrophosphate-dependent enzyme, producing the protein MAQTAKKTSERPAQVMVVQSGNEIAATAAKQINYHIMGYYPITPSTEVAETLDSMKAEGEHTIRMIPGDGEHGAAGICFGASTAGGRVFNATSANGLLFAFEQLPVQSGERFPMVFNIVTRAVSGPLDIRGDHSDIMFAMNTGWITLMAADAQAVYDMNIMAPKIGEDMSVRLPVFVAFDGFFTSHQKRRVEIFADDQVVQEFLGPFVPTVTSVDPRKPVTIGPYMNDPDQINNKKQQADAIVRSYDVIKRVFAEYEALSGRHYDLVESYRMDDAEAALFILNSAAETAKEAVDALRKKGLKVGLVRPNVIRPFPIGEVRAILKNVKGLVVADRQDNFGAYGGAMAIEVKAALQGVKGNATQVAARVYGTGGKEFFVEDAEAMLHEALEIAKAGEVKVPYAYFGANPGDPSYQPPKAFDPITEADASGLIRVETTPEGKMEVKGNILRNLTERPKRIGPGHGACPGCGIFVNMNTFMKGIEGHVVILFHTGCGMVVTTGYPYTAHKITYIHNLFQNGAATLSGVVEMFEERKSRGEIPKDEKITFVMVTGDGGHDIGMGPSIGAAMRNHRMIICEYDNQGYQNTGSQLSFTVPLGQSTSTSNYGPYQHGKATHHKDTAQIFAACHVPYVCTVAESNPRDMIRKAAKAQKYADEGLVFVKMISMCPLAWKTEERISSQIIQASVDCCFFPLYEVEHGITTINYDPEEKGKKVPVTEWLKYMGKTKHMLKPDCKPELDRFQAEVDRRWVRLKELHKNPLL; encoded by the coding sequence ATGGCGCAGACGGCGAAGAAGACGAGCGAACGCCCCGCCCAGGTGATGGTCGTGCAGAGCGGCAACGAGATCGCGGCGACGGCGGCAAAGCAGATCAACTACCACATCATGGGGTACTACCCGATCACCCCCTCGACGGAGGTTGCCGAGACCCTCGATTCCATGAAGGCGGAGGGAGAGCACACCATCCGGATGATCCCGGGCGACGGGGAACACGGCGCCGCGGGGATCTGCTTCGGCGCGAGCACGGCGGGGGGGCGCGTGTTCAACGCCACATCGGCGAACGGGCTGCTGTTCGCTTTCGAACAGCTCCCGGTGCAGTCCGGGGAGCGCTTCCCGATGGTGTTCAACATCGTCACCCGGGCGGTGTCCGGCCCCCTCGACATCCGGGGCGACCACAGCGACATCATGTTCGCGATGAACACCGGCTGGATCACCCTGATGGCGGCCGACGCCCAGGCGGTCTACGACATGAACATCATGGCTCCGAAGATCGGCGAGGACATGTCCGTCCGGCTCCCGGTGTTCGTCGCCTTCGACGGCTTCTTCACCTCCCACCAGAAGCGCCGCGTGGAGATCTTCGCGGACGACCAGGTGGTGCAGGAATTCCTGGGGCCGTTCGTTCCCACGGTGACGTCGGTCGACCCCAGGAAGCCGGTTACCATCGGGCCGTACATGAACGACCCGGACCAGATCAACAACAAGAAACAGCAGGCCGATGCGATCGTGCGCTCCTACGACGTGATCAAGAGGGTCTTCGCAGAATACGAGGCGCTCTCCGGCCGCCATTACGACCTGGTCGAATCGTACCGGATGGACGATGCCGAGGCCGCGCTCTTCATCCTCAACTCGGCGGCCGAGACGGCCAAGGAGGCGGTCGACGCGCTTCGGAAAAAGGGGTTGAAAGTCGGCCTGGTCCGGCCAAACGTCATCCGGCCGTTCCCGATCGGGGAGGTGCGTGCGATCCTGAAAAACGTGAAGGGGCTGGTGGTCGCCGACCGGCAGGACAACTTCGGCGCCTATGGCGGCGCGATGGCGATCGAGGTGAAGGCGGCGCTGCAGGGGGTGAAGGGAAACGCCACCCAGGTCGCCGCCCGCGTGTACGGCACCGGAGGGAAGGAGTTCTTCGTCGAGGACGCCGAGGCGATGCTGCACGAGGCGCTCGAGATCGCGAAGGCCGGCGAGGTGAAGGTTCCCTACGCCTACTTCGGGGCGAACCCGGGCGACCCGTCGTACCAGCCCCCGAAGGCGTTCGACCCCATCACAGAGGCGGATGCTTCGGGCCTGATCCGCGTCGAGACGACGCCGGAAGGGAAGATGGAGGTCAAGGGGAACATCCTGCGCAACCTGACGGAGCGGCCCAAGCGGATCGGCCCGGGCCACGGCGCCTGTCCCGGCTGCGGCATCTTCGTGAACATGAACACCTTCATGAAGGGGATCGAGGGGCACGTGGTGATCCTCTTCCACACCGGCTGCGGGATGGTGGTCACCACCGGCTACCCCTACACGGCGCACAAGATCACCTACATCCACAATCTGTTCCAGAACGGGGCGGCGACCCTCTCCGGCGTGGTGGAGATGTTCGAGGAGCGCAAGAGCCGCGGCGAGATCCCGAAGGACGAGAAGATCACCTTCGTCATGGTCACCGGCGACGGCGGGCACGATATCGGTATGGGGCCGTCCATCGGCGCCGCGATGCGCAACCACCGGATGATCATCTGCGAGTACGACAACCAGGGGTACCAGAACACCGGCTCCCAGCTCTCGTTCACCGTCCCCCTGGGGCAGTCGACGTCCACGTCGAACTACGGCCCTTACCAGCACGGCAAGGCCACGCACCACAAGGACACGGCCCAGATCTTCGCGGCGTGCCACGTCCCGTACGTCTGCACGGTGGCCGAGAGCAACCCGCGCGACATGATCCGCAAGGCGGCCAAGGCGCAGAAGTACGCGGACGAGGGGCTGGTCTTCGTGAAGATGATCTCCATGTGCCCGCTGGCGTGGAAGACCGAAGAGCGGATCTCCTCCCAGATCATCCAGGCGTCGGTGGACTGCTGCTTCTTCCCGCTTTACGAGGTCGAGCACGGCATCACGACGATCAACTACGACCCTGAGGAGAAGGGGAAAAAGGTCCCCGTCACCGAGTGGCTGAAGTACATGGGGAAGACGAAGCACATGCTGAAGCCCGACTGCAAGCCCGAGCTCGACCGGTTCCAGGCCGAGGTCGACCGGCGCTGGGTCCGCCTGAAGGAGCTGCACAAGAACCCGCTGCTCTAG
- a CDS encoding 2-oxoacid:acceptor oxidoreductase family protein, with translation MTKSGKAVKLPVKNDLGFYEIRMESIGGLGANVAGKILTEAAIIGMGMNGAGFASYGSEKKGTPIKSFVRICEGDQAVRINSPVEEPHVLAIFHEALAKSVPVTSGAVPGKTVVIVNTRKTPTQARDFLKLEGGKVGVVDAMEIAMATGSRVNMVMMGSIMKAAGFFEWKAVEEAIQAQFGKKYASLMKANMDALKRGFDEVKFEEFPKDGKFPAQPFRREEPKLGYETAPIGGTIYSVGNMRFKDLSTSRTGSIPLFILDKCTRCGECDITCPDYCFVWEKGKDPKTGKDGMVLRGIDYQYCKGCLRCTYICKFGALVPAKEAEQDMDKITVKHKFLK, from the coding sequence ATGACCAAGAGCGGCAAGGCGGTGAAACTGCCGGTCAAGAACGATCTCGGTTTCTACGAGATCCGGATGGAGAGCATCGGCGGGTTGGGCGCGAACGTGGCCGGGAAGATCCTGACCGAGGCGGCGATCATCGGGATGGGGATGAACGGCGCCGGGTTCGCCTCGTACGGTTCGGAGAAGAAGGGAACGCCGATCAAGTCGTTCGTGCGGATCTGCGAGGGCGACCAGGCGGTCCGGATCAACAGCCCGGTGGAGGAGCCGCACGTCCTTGCGATCTTCCACGAGGCGCTGGCGAAATCGGTTCCCGTGACCTCGGGCGCGGTTCCCGGGAAGACGGTCGTGATCGTGAACACCCGCAAGACCCCAACGCAGGCGCGGGACTTCCTGAAGCTCGAGGGCGGGAAAGTCGGCGTGGTCGACGCGATGGAGATCGCCATGGCGACCGGTTCCAGAGTGAACATGGTCATGATGGGCTCGATCATGAAGGCCGCCGGCTTCTTTGAATGGAAGGCGGTCGAGGAGGCGATCCAGGCCCAGTTCGGGAAGAAGTACGCCTCCCTGATGAAGGCGAACATGGATGCGCTCAAGCGCGGGTTCGACGAGGTGAAGTTCGAGGAGTTCCCCAAGGACGGCAAATTCCCCGCCCAGCCGTTCCGGCGCGAGGAGCCGAAACTCGGCTACGAGACGGCTCCTATCGGAGGGACGATCTACTCGGTCGGGAACATGCGATTCAAGGACCTCTCCACCAGCCGCACGGGATCGATCCCCCTTTTCATCCTCGACAAGTGCACCCGGTGCGGCGAGTGCGACATCACCTGCCCCGACTACTGCTTCGTGTGGGAGAAGGGGAAAGACCCCAAGACGGGCAAGGACGGGATGGTACTTCGCGGGATCGACTACCAGTACTGCAAGGGTTGCCTCCGGTGCACGTACATCTGCAAGTTCGGGGCATTGGTTCCCGCCAAGGAAGCGGAGCAGGACATGGACAAGATCACCGTGAAGCACAAGTTCCTGAAGTAA